A genomic region of Noviherbaspirillum sp. L7-7A contains the following coding sequences:
- a CDS encoding TAXI family TRAP transporter solute-binding subunit: MRRLIPLLLTLGLLPAIVQARTEFKIVTASERGTYIQIGRDLAKYIADPADISLEVLPSKGSADNVARLRDEPGVKFALVQSDVYQAFLDQAASGNRSAGRIIRPLRVVMPLYNEEIYFVARADSPLNYIHEIKDKKLSIGPVGSGTALSATTLYRLMFNQPLPEANATYVSNEEALIKLTTDKSVDVAVIVAGQPAKLFADMKPEARQFIKLLKLDDKAAETRRAVETYYPASIRPSSYPNWITEEVPTLTVKAFLVTYDYNLQHTTRYLNAFAESLCQNFDQLQAQGHAKWKEVKLELPTLGKGWSYYPPMERTMRSCIAQRTAQSSSRPAAVPGTAAPARPCTQQEKVLGLCGS, encoded by the coding sequence ATGAGACGCCTTATCCCCTTGCTGCTGACGCTCGGTCTGCTGCCAGCCATCGTGCAGGCAAGAACGGAATTCAAGATCGTCACGGCGTCCGAGCGCGGCACCTATATCCAGATCGGCCGCGACCTGGCGAAGTACATTGCCGACCCAGCCGACATCAGCCTGGAGGTGCTGCCCTCCAAGGGGTCGGCCGACAATGTGGCACGCCTGCGCGACGAGCCGGGCGTGAAATTCGCCCTGGTGCAATCCGACGTCTACCAGGCTTTCCTGGACCAGGCCGCCAGCGGCAACCGCTCCGCCGGCCGCATCATCCGGCCGCTGCGGGTAGTGATGCCGCTCTACAACGAGGAAATCTACTTCGTTGCCCGCGCCGATTCGCCGCTCAACTACATCCATGAAATCAAGGACAAGAAGCTCAGCATCGGCCCGGTGGGCAGCGGCACCGCGCTGTCGGCCACCACCCTGTACCGGCTGATGTTCAACCAGCCGCTGCCGGAGGCCAATGCAACCTATGTCAGCAATGAAGAGGCCCTGATCAAGCTGACCACCGACAAGTCGGTGGATGTCGCGGTAATCGTCGCAGGCCAGCCGGCCAAGCTGTTTGCCGACATGAAGCCGGAAGCGCGCCAGTTCATCAAGCTGCTCAAGCTGGACGACAAGGCGGCGGAAACCCGGCGCGCGGTGGAGACCTACTATCCGGCATCGATACGCCCTTCCAGCTATCCCAACTGGATCACCGAGGAAGTGCCGACGCTGACGGTCAAGGCCTTCCTGGTCACCTATGACTACAACCTGCAGCACACCACGCGCTACCTGAATGCCTTCGCCGAGTCGCTGTGCCAGAACTTCGATCAGCTGCAGGCCCAGGGGCATGCAAAGTGGAAGGAAGTGAAACTGGAGTTGCCCACGCTCGGCAAGGGCTGGAGCTATTACCCGCCCATGGAGCGGACCATGCGCAGCTGCATCGCACAGCGCACCGCGCAAAGCAGCAGCAGGCCAGCCGCCGTCCCGGGCACGGCGGCGCCGGCCCGGCCCTGCACCCAGCAGGAAAAAGTGCTGGGCCTGTGTGGAAGCTGA